A region of Mesoplodon densirostris isolate mMesDen1 chromosome 11, mMesDen1 primary haplotype, whole genome shotgun sequence DNA encodes the following proteins:
- the PCED1B gene encoding PC-esterase domain-containing protein 1B, whose translation MVHLLASEVQQLLHNKFVVILGDSVQRAVYKDLVLLLQKDCLLTLSQLKAKGEYSFEQDELLQGGKQGRMHNGIHYREVRQFCSGQHLVRFYFLTRVYSDYLEAILEELHSGEHDPDLVIMNSCLWDLTRYREDPWPSYLQNLESLFGRLRQVLPESCLLVWNTAMPVGNNITSGFLPPELRPAASILKTNVIEANFYSSNEAQKHGFDVLDLHFHFRRHTGKYLQPDGVHWNERAHRHLSQLLLAHVADAWGVELPQRDPVGKCIKDGPAREGPGRRLERQLPACRDQPAFPPLPRPLPLPGCCPLLPTPSPRPPQFPLLPPKPRPVPLQQVTPPFLVCPQDAHFSSDRPFQSDQFSFNHFHSDIPPSTQTEFAFDGDFMFSPQPPGPPFPQPCYQQRDPVVHRGFPRYCPRGPYMPWRGRPRTSKRRAPAYREPSPQ comes from the coding sequence ATGGTCCACCTGCTCGCCTCCGAAGTACAGCAGCTACTCCACAACAAGTTCGTGGTCATCCTGGGGGACTCGGTCCAGAGGGCCGTGTACAAGGACCTGGTGCTCCTGCTGCAGAAGGACTGCCTGCTCACACTCAGCCAGCTCAAGGCCAAGGGAGAGTACAGCTTCGAGCAGGACGAGCTGCTGCAGGGGGGCAAGCAGGGCCGCATGCATAATGGCATCCACTACCGCGAGGTGCGCCAGTTCTGCTCTGGCCAGCACCTGGTGCGCTTCTACTTCCTGACGCGCGTGTACTCCGACTACCTGGAAGCCATCCTGGAGGAGCTGCATTCGGGTGAGCACGACCCGGACCTGGTCATCATGAACTCCTGCCTCTGGGACCTCACCAGGTACCGGGAGGACCCCTGGCCGAGCTACCTGCAGAACCTGGAGAGCCTGTTTGGGCGCCTGCGCCAGGTGCTGCCCGAGTCGTGCCTCCTGGTTTGGAACACGGCCATGCCCGTGGGCAACAACATCACTAGCGGCTTCCTCCCGCCCGAGCTCCGACCCGCGGCCTCCATACTGAAAACCAACGTGATTGAGGCCAACTTCTACAGCTCTAACGAGGCCCAAAAGCACGGCTTCGATGTGCTGGACTTGCACTTCCACTTCCGCCGCCACACAGGGAAGTACCTGCAGCCCGACGGAGTGCACTGGAACGAGCGAGCGCACCGGcatctctcccagcttctgctgGCCCACGTGGCCGACGCCTGGGGGGTGGAGCTGCCCCAGCGCGACCCAGTGGGCAAGTGCATCAAGGATGGCCCCGCGAGGGAAGGACCTGGCAGGAGACTTGAGAGGCAGCTCCCGGCCTGCAGAGATCAACCGgccttccctcctctgccccgacccctgcctctgcctgggTGCTGCCCCCTGCTCCCCACGCCATCTCCCCGCCCACCCCAGTTCCCACTCCTGCCCCCAAAACCCCGTCCCGTCCCCCTTCAGCAGGTGACACCCCCGTTCCTAGTCTGTCCCCAAGATGCCCATTTTTCTTCAGACCGTCCTTTCCAATCGGATCAGTTCTCCTTTAATCATTTCCATTCAGATATTCCCCCATCTACCCAGACAGAATTTGCCTTCGATGGTGACTTTATGTTTAGTCCCCAGCCGCCTGGgccccccttcccccaaccctgtTACCAGCAGCGGGACCCTGTGGTCCACAGGGGTTTTCCCCGGTATTGTCCCCGTGGCCCCTACATGCCCTGGAGAGGGCGGCCCAGAACTTCCAAGAGAAGGGCCCCAGCCTATAGAGAGCCAAGCCCTCAATAG